CAGTAAGCTTGAAGAAGGGAAATGTTGGTTACATGAGAGAATTAGAGAAATTTCAAATGAATCTAAGATTTTATCGTGAACAAAATGGTTGGTCACAGGAGCAGTTGGCCGAAAAAATCAGCGTATCCCGACCAGTTATTACCCGCCTTGAAACAGGTGAGCAAGCTCCTGATCTATCTTATTTAATATCACTTAGCAATGCGTTTCAAGTGAGCATTGATCATCTGCTTGGACGCGATGAACAAACAAATGAATATCTTTATGAAATGTATGGAAAATATCAAGCTGAAGGCTCCGTCTCTCAGTTGATTGATTATTTAATAAAAAATCCTAAGTTCACGCAAAGTCTGCAAGAGCTTTTATTAGTAAAAACGAAGGATCGAAAAGAAATTGAAGCCATCATTATGACCGTCATTGAACGGGTATCAAATGTATCAAAATAGACCATCGTTTGGCTCATTCTTTAGTTTGTGATCTCTATGGTATACTAAAAGAAAACGAGCTAGCGAGGATGATATCATGAAAACGTTCAAGCTTGTCGGTCTACAAATTGAAGATACAGCAGCAATTGAAAGCAGCATAATTCCTTTGAAGGATGGTCTTGTAATTAACAAAGAAGATGGCGAAAACTCGTGGTTAATTGAAGCTTTAATTTCAAAAGAATGGTTACCTTTTTTTAATGAGCACGTAGCTCAACCAGACACACAACTGAAGGTGCTTGTTACAATCTCAAAACCAACCAATACACCTGCGCAAATATCTGCCAGTGTGAAGAACGTCACAGAATTGGATGAATCTATTTCTGTTTTGTTGGATGGACGATTGTTGGCGAGGTCGGTTTAGGACGGAGTTTGTGGTGCCTGTCACTTCCCGAAGTTTGTGGTTTTAGGTGCCTGTCACTTCCCGAATTTTTTCGAATGGCTGCACATGGTTGTGCGGCTTTTTTTGTTTTTTGAGAGTATATTTTCATATAAAAAGCCCAGAACCACACTAGGTTCTGAAATTTGAAGTTTCTTAAAATATCTTCTTACGATCTCTTTCGTCTTTTAGAATTTCAACCGCTTCTCTAAAACGTTGCGAGTGGACAATTTCGCGTTCACGTAGGAAGGCTAAACTGTCATTTAAATCAGGGTCATCAGACATGTTAATAATCCACTGGTATGTAGCACGTGCTTTTTCTTCTGCAGCGATGTCTTCGTATAGGTCGGCGATTGGATCGCCTTTTGCTTGGATGTAAGTTGCCGTGAATGGTGCACCTGCTGCGTTGTGATAGAAAAGTGCTGAGTCGTGATTCACGTAATGAGGGTCAAGGCCCGCTGCTTTTAGCTGTTCTGGTGTAGCGTCTTTTGTGAGCTTGTAAATCATTGTTGCGATCATTTCAAGGTGGGCAAATTCCTCTGTGCCGATATCGTTTAATAGGCCTACAACTTTATCTGGAATCGTATACCGTTGATTTAAATAGCGAAGTGCAGCCGCGAGCTCCCCGTCGGCACCTCCGTATTGTTCAATCAGATATTTTGCAAGTGTCGGGTTACATGTGCTTACCTTTACAGGATATTGAAGTTTTTTTTCATAAACCCACATGCTGTGATTCTCCTCTCCTGTTTATGTCGATTTTTGTCTAATCGAAGATAAATCTCCAGAATCGTAGATAAATC
This Metabacillus endolithicus DNA region includes the following protein-coding sequences:
- a CDS encoding helix-turn-helix domain-containing protein, coding for MNLRFYREQNGWSQEQLAEKISVSRPVITRLETGEQAPDLSYLISLSNAFQVSIDHLLGRDEQTNEYLYEMYGKYQAEGSVSQLIDYLIKNPKFTQSLQELLLVKTKDRKEIEAIIMTVIERVSNVSK
- a CDS encoding YwpF-like family protein; the encoded protein is MKTFKLVGLQIEDTAAIESSIIPLKDGLVINKEDGENSWLIEALISKEWLPFFNEHVAQPDTQLKVLVTISKPTNTPAQISASVKNVTELDESISVLLDGRLLARSV
- the cotJC gene encoding spore coat protein CotJC; amino-acid sequence: MWVYEKKLQYPVKVSTCNPTLAKYLIEQYGGADGELAAALRYLNQRYTIPDKVVGLLNDIGTEEFAHLEMIATMIYKLTKDATPEQLKAAGLDPHYVNHDSALFYHNAAGAPFTATYIQAKGDPIADLYEDIAAEEKARATYQWIINMSDDPDLNDSLAFLREREIVHSQRFREAVEILKDERDRKKIF